The DNA sequence AGGAGATCAATTTTTTCGATAAAACCTTTGTTTGGGTATTCTGGATGAAAACTTGCTGTGATCTTTATTTTTTCACTCACTGGAAGTTTAAGCCAAAAGCTCTCTGGTTTAACAAAGTTTGTGACAATTCTTATTTCTTTCAAGTTTTGAATTGTTTCTAACTCTTCAATTATACTAATAAAATTTGGATGGAGACTTGGTTCTCCACCGATTAGATTAATGATGAAGTCTTCTTCAATGGCCTTAAGCTTCTTTAAAACAATCTTACTTAAGGTTGTGTACTCGGTGTTACTGTTAAATGGTCTATAGTAACAGTAGCTGCAGTCAAATTGACAATGAGATACCATTTCCCAATTTATATTGAGCGGGGAGCCTTCTCCAATTGCAATAATCTCTTCATTTTCATATTGCATTACTAAGGTCCTCTATTGCGATACGTTCTTGGCCAAAGAAGTTCTCAATCCCTCGTTGCTTTAATATCTCTTTATATAATGGTGCTTCGTAATTATAGGGGAAACAAAAGTCTTTAATTTCTATGCCTTGAGTGTTGAATTCATTTAGCATTTTATCTGTATCTTCTTTAAGATGATTATGAAGTTTTTTTAAAGCTAGGGTACCTCTTAAATCTTTATGTTGATGTGAATGTCCACCAATATAACAATTCTTAGTTGATGCTATTTCTTTGATTTGACTCCATTTCATATAATTAGCTGTATTGCCCGTCTTAAAGAAGCTCTCGTGAGCTTTAGAACATGAGGTTGTAATCTCGTTTTGCTCTTCTTGCTCTGGAGAAACTATATTAGTGGAAATAAAAAAGATCTTTGGTGTATCAAATTTTAAAAAATGATTTAAGTACTTATATTGTGAATACAGTCCGTCATCAAAGGTGATGATATAATTTGATAAGTCTAGCTCTAGCATCCATTCGTATACTTCATGAATCATCAATATAGGCTTGTTATTCTTATTCATAACTCTTTGCGATATCCTCAATAATTGCTTTAAGTTTAACTTGTGGACGATAGAATTGTTTTAATTTTTCGATACTTGGTGATCTCTTTAAAATATCTTTTGAATTAGCACTATATTCGTCATTAAAAGCAATTTTTTCAATTTCTACATCTAGCTTCAATGTATCTTTAATAAGATGAGCAAGCTCTTCTATCGTGACTCGGTTTTGATCATTTCCGATATTAATTGTTTGATTAGTGAACTTATCTTGCTCTATCAAATATTTTAATGATCCGATTAAATCACTGATATGGCAAAACGATCTAGTTTGAGTGCCATCTCCGTAAATTGTTATTTTACCTGTCTTTATCGCATCACGAATCATTTTTGGTATAACCATGCCATATTTAGAAGACTGCCTTGGCCCTGTTACATTAAATAACCTAAGAGTAATATGTGGAATTTCGTAACTCTTAAGTAGAAACTCTGTCATTAGCTTATTGCAGGCATAACCCCATCTCAAGATATCAGGAGGACCAATTTGAAGACTTTGATCTTCGACGCAATTTTCCTGATTACCATAGACTTCAGAACTTGAAGCGAATATTGTTTTTGTTTTATATTTAGCGAGAAGGGGTAGGAGATCATGATTGATCTTGTTTTCATTAATAATAGCTTCTCTAGGAGATTGATCGATTTTTTTTACGCCAACTGCTGCAGCAAAGTGGCAAAAAATTGTGGTGTCATTTAGTTCGGTATTAAGCCAATCCAAATCTACTTTACTTAACTTGGCCAAGTCCATATTTCTGTATGTTATTTCACCACAAATATCTTTCAAATCGTCTATTGAGACGACATTTGTTGATAGATTGTCGATAATAGTGATGGCGTATTCTTGAAAGAAATTCTTGGCGATTTCGCTTCCAAGGAAGCCAAGTCCGCCGCTCACTAACATTTTAGGTCTGGTCATAAATTCAGCCACTTGCAGTAATTTTATCTATTGGTAAAATTATTTAGTTAATAATAATGCATCAAATTTTAATTACACTTATAATTATAACATATTGCATGTTAATGAGGTGTCTCAATGAAGAAGAAAAATAACACAAATCAATTTGGTTTCACTCTTGCCGAGGTAATGGTTGCGGCCGGTCTAATTGGAGTACTATCTATGGCGGTTGTGAATATGATTGGTAATATCAATCGTACTTCTAAAAGGGCATCACAAGTTTTCAATATCCAACAAGAGATTCAAAGAATCTCAGGTATTTTGGCAGATGAGGATTCTTGTTTTAAAACTTTCAATGGGCGATCTTTTGGCTCTACTGCAAATGGTTCCTCTTTAACCTTTAATGAAATTCGTCGCTCAACTGGGCCAAACCCAGGAGATTTCGATACCATTTACACTCTTGATCAAGAGCTTGGTGGTACAGATGGAATTGTTCATATCGAAGCGATGTCTGCAACAACAACTTCAAACCCTGGACCTGTTTATTTAGAGAACGGTGTTAATGCAACAAAAGTAGATGCTAGTGTTAGAGTTACGTTCCAAAAGGGTCGAGCAGGCGCTGATATTGATATTGTAAAGAAAAGTTCTGTTGGTATGACAGATGTATCAAGAGATTTTCCACTAAGCTTTGTAATTAACGCAGCAACAGGTGCGGTACTTTCTTGTTATGGAAGTGCAAGTCAATACACAGATGCTGTTTGTGATGCACTTGGTGGTGAAATTGACTCAAACGGAGAATGTGTCCAAGTTACATTAAAGTCTCGTTCCGCAGGAACTCCTGAAGCGCAAGTACCATTAGACTACTCAGCACAAGTAGGGAGTGCTACCGCAGCTCAAATCAGTCCTAATAATATCGCAAATGCTCCATTGAAAATTCATAATGGCGGTGCTAGTTCAATATTAATAGATGATGATACTATACAAGCAGCTAATAGTGTATCAACTGACCCTAGTACAATGACATTTCCTACCTTAAATATTAACCCTTATGGAACTACTACTATAGGTGGTCCAGATGGGTCTGGCGATGTCCACAGTTCCCTCACAGAATATCCGCCGTTAAAGATAAAAAGAGAATCAAGAGCATTCTTATCGCTTGATGATAATTCTCTTCAAGCAGCTTATAAAAATGCTGCTCCTTCAAATGCTGTAGTATCGAGAGATTTAAACCTAAATCCTAGGGGTTCAAATGTCTTAGTTGGACGTACTGGTGGTACAACGAATCTTAAAATCTATGGTAACGTTATAATGGGAGACGATTCAGGTGCTACTGCAACTCGTGTTCTTGAAATGTATGATGGCTCTTACATTAACTTTCGATCGGATGAAAATCTAAAACATAATATTCATGAACTTGAAAAAGTACTTGAGAAATTTAGCGAAATTAGAGGTGTAGAATTCGTTTGGAATTCGAATAATCGACGCGATATAGGTTATATTGCTCAAGAAATTGAAAAGGTTTTCCCTGAGATTGTTTCAACAGACGCGAAAGGATTAAAAAGTGTTCAATATACTAAAATGCCTGCAGTAAATACAGCAGCTATTAAGGAACTTAAGCGTGAGAATGACGAGCTGAAGTTTAGAGTTAATCTTCTTATGAAGGCCCTTTGTAATGGAGAGGATGCTTATAAGTATGAAGAGGTTTGCTCAATTCCTGTTGCACCTTTAGAATAGTGAAATGAAAGATACAACTCTTGCCATTATTGGCGTCGGATATGTGGGAATCAACTTAGCAGTTAGATTCCCACAATTTTTTAAAACATTTGCCTTTGACATTGATAAAGAGAAGATCAACGCCTTAAATAGAGGTGTTGATATATCTAATCAGTTTCCTGCTGATGTATTATCAAGTTCTGGATGTATATTCACATCAAATGTAGATGCTCTTCAAGAAGCAAATTACTACTTAATTACTGTTCCTACGCCCCTTGATAGTAATAATGCCCCAGATCAAAGCCTTGTTGATCAAGCTGTAATTGGCCTTAAGGACTACCTTTGTTCTGGCGATACTGTTGTTATAGAGTCTACAGTCATGCCTGGAACAACAAATTACTTTAAAAACATATTAGGTAGAGATGATATATTTTTCGCATTCTCCCCAGAGCGTATCAGTCCAAACGATGGATATATTCAATTTGAAGATATTGTGAAAGTTGTCTCTTGTGAATCACAAGAAAAGTTAAATGACTTAGTATTAATCTATAGCAAAATATTTAGGCTAGTTGAGTCGAGTCAAGATCTAGAGGCCTGTGAGTTTGCTAAGCTTTTAGAAAATACTTCTAGAGATATTAATATTGCTATGATGAATGAGTTTTATCAAGGAGCTTTAGAAAAAGGTATTAATTTTCAAGAATCCCTTAGACTTGCCAGGAGTAAGTGGAATTTTCCAGAAGTTGATAAGGGCCTTGTGGGCGGTCATTGTATTAGTGTTGATCCGTACTATTTATCAGCTTATTTAGGTCTCTCGGAAGATTCAATTATCTTAAAATCTCGAAAAGTTAACGACTCAATGGTTATCTCTTTAGAGGAGAGGATACTAGCTATGAGTAAAATTGGTGATAGAGTTTTATTACTTGGGAAAACGTATAAAAAAAACTGTAATGATACCCGAGATTCAAGAGCACTTGAGCTATATGAAAAGCTAAAGCTTCGTATTGATCGAGTTATCGATTCTTTTGATCCATATATCGATAAATCAATTCAAATACTAGATTACAAAAATTTTGATTTGATTGTTACTCTCGTTGCTCATGATGAATTTATGCTAGAAAAAGGAATGTGGAGTAAGCTTCTTAATCCAAATGGAGCAATCTTTGACTTCGCTCAAGTCATACCGAAAGAGCTAGAGGGGCAATTTAAAATATATTACTAAATTAAGTTACAATCACAGTGATAACGGAAAAGCGTTTCAAAGCTATCTTCACTAATTCTGTGTTTATTTCTCATAAAGAGTTTAAAGGCGTCACCGCGGTTCAGGGTTTGACCGTGTTTTGAATTACATGAGAGCTTAAATGAAAGGTGAGAATATTTATCTAAGAAATCGTCTACTAGGTGATGATTATCGTTTGTTACAATAATTACATAAGTAAATTGTTCTTCATCCATATTTGGATACTCGATTTCTTGATCAAGATTCTCAACACAGTGATACAAAACCTCATCAACATATTTAAGATACTTTTCTCCATATCTTTTGATGAAGAGACCGTTTGTGAAAACATCAATTGTGCAATTTAGTTTAACAAGATGTTGAAAAACTTTTTCCATCGTTACGGGATCTATTAGGCCTGGCTCACCACCACTTAGGCTAACTTGTGCTCCTTCTGTGACAGAATAGACTTTTCCCAAAAGCATTTCTTTGCTGATAGGAGAAGTTTTGTTTCGTGTATGAGTATCAATAATACAATACGAACAATCCCAATTGCAGTTATATGTAGTTATTATGGTGAACTCATCACGTTTTGCCGTCATTTGTTAATTGTAACACGGTACAAAATTGTAAAAAAGCATTATTTTCTCTAAAGATTTTAGCTACTTAATAGAGTCTTGTAAGCGGTAATATTACTGCTAAAATAGATATATCAAGGATGATTAAATGACGAAAAAAGCAAAAGAAGTGAAGCTTGAAGTAAGGCTTTCAAACCTAAAAGATATTGATGGAATCCATGAGTTAGTTGCTCGATCTTATACTGGCTTTCCTGATGATTACACTAAGGGAATGATTCGTGGGCAGATTACAAATTATCCAGATGGAAATTTTGTTGCAACTTTAAACGGAAAAATTGTTGGATACTCTGCAAGTATACTTTTGTCAGAAAAGAAAGTTTTTAAAAAGCATACATGGGCAAGTATCACAGGACGAGGTTATGGTTCCACTCATGACGAGGATGGTGACTACCTCTATGGATATGAGACTTGTGTTGATCCATCTATTCGTGGTCATCGTATTGGCCAGCGCTTATATAATGCTAGGAAAAGGCTTGTAAAATATGAGCGCTTGAAAGGAATTGTCTTTGTTGGTCGTATTCCAAGTTTACACCGCCGTATCAAACAAGTTGAAAGTGTTGAAGATTATATTGAAAAAGTAAAAGAGAAGAAGATAAGAGATACGACTCTTGGTTTTCAATTAAGAAACGGTTTTGAAGTTTTAGGTGTTCTTGAAAAATATCTTCCTACTGATAAGGAATCGATGGGCTATGGTGTCCATTTGATATGGAAAAATACAGAATACCAAGCACAAGAGAGCAAGAAGGATCGCCCTGTTCAACAAAACTCAGTCCGTGTTGTAAGTGTCCAATATCAACAACGAGGTATTTCTAGCTTTAAAGAGTTTGAAGACTTAGTTGAATATTATGTCGACGTTACTGCTGACTATCGTGCTGACTTCGTTCTATTTCCAGAGCTGTTTACGATGCAGCTTCTTTCAATAAAGAATGAAGAAGTCGAGGCCAATGTTGCAATTGAGCATATGACAGCTTATACCGAAGATGTGAAGGCCCTTTTTCAACGATTAGCTGTAAAGTATAATGTAAACATTATTGCTGGATCACATCCAACGAAAGTAGGGGATCGCGTCCATAATATTAGCTATATTTGTCTACGTGATGGACAAATTCACGAACAAGCAAAAATTCATCCTACTCCTGATGAGCAATATTGGTGGAATATTGAAGGAGGAGATGAGGTTAAAGTTATTGATACTGACTGTGGCCCAATTGGTGTCTTGATCTGTTACGATAGTGAGTTTCCTGAACTTACAAGACACCTTGCAAATCAAGGGATCAATATTCTCTTTGTTCCATTCTTAACCGATAACCGACAGGCATATTGTCGCGTGAAATATTGTTGCCAGGCCCGTGCCATTGAAAATCAAATCTATGTTGCTATGGCCGGAAATGTTGGTAACTTACCAAGAGTAAATAATGTCGATATTCAATATGCTCAGAGTTGTATTTTAACTCCGTGTGATTTTCCATTTGCTAAAGATGGGATTGCTGCTGATACAACACCAAATGTAGAAATGGTTGCAATTGCTGATTTAAGAATTGATACTCTTTTAGAAGCTAGACAAAATGGTGCTGTAAAGAACTTAAAAGATCGTAGGCATGATCTTTACTCTGTCGTTTGGCATGGGAAATAGGTGGCCTAAATTATTTTTTATCTGGGATTTTACTCATCCCATATTCGGTAATGGCCGTTATCGAAAGTGATGGGTTTACTCCTGGGTTAGCAGAAATCATTGAACCATCAAAGACATACATATTTTCATAATTAAAGATTTTATTGTCTTTATCGATGACACCCTCTTTTTCACTTTCTCCCATACAGGCACCACCTAGAATATGTGCAGTGGAAGGAATTCCTGTTAGAGTTTCTGTAAACATAACCATTGGTTTCCCATCAATGATCTTACAATACTCTTTCGCCATTTGATGGGCCGTCTTTATAAAGGCCGTCGGTGCAGCACCTTTTGAAAGAACGGACTTCATTCCAAAAATTCCCTTCTTAAACTTTAGAGTACTATCAAGATGTTGCATAAAGAGATGAATATTTGTTTGTTTTGCAAAGTCATTTACAGTTAAAACTTTAAACCATTTAATTGGATCTCTTAGTGGCTCTATCGCCAGTTTAAACATTCTAAAAAAGAAATTAGGTTCAGAGATCATTGGCACCATAAGCACACGCCAAAATCCCGATCCATTGCCGTAACGAGTAGGCTCAAGATGTGAATGTTCATCAATGTCGATAATTGAACCAATGGCCACACCTTTGGTCATATCAATATCTTTCTTATAAGTTGTATTTAAGATAAGTGCTTCATTATTAGTTCTGATGGTATCACCAAGAGCTGGTGATAACTTAGGAAGTGTTGTTTTCTTTAAATCAAGTAGTAAGTTAATCGTTCCTAGAACACCGGCACTAAAGATAATACCATTGGCCTTTAGCGTTCTTGTCTTTCCAAAGTACTTTGTCGATTCTTTTAAAGTTACTTCGTAACTAGTTTTTCCGTTAGCTCCATCTATTGGGGAAACATGTGTTACTTTATTTTCAGCAAGTATATCAACACCAAGTTGTCTAGCGAGGTAGAGATAATTCTTGTCGAGTGTATTCTTGGCATTATGGCGACAACCCGTCATACAGGCGCCACATGAAATGCAACCTGAGCGAGTAGGTCCTTTTCCATCAAAGTATGGGTCCGCAACTTCAATGCCTTCTTTACCTTCTTCCCCAAAGTAAACAGAAACTTTCGTTGAGTCGAAATATTTTTCACGGCCAATATTTTTCGCAAGTTCAAGCATTGTGTGATCTGCATCGCCATGGTGTCTTGTTTTCTCAGCACCAAGCATCTTCCACGCAAGATCGTAATAAGGGGATAACTCTTCTTCCCAGTTATTTAAATCTTTCCAGGGACCGTGATTAAAGAATTGTGACTTAGGCTTTGGAAGAGTATTAGCGTAGACAAGTGATCCTCCGCCGACACCAACTCCACTTAAAACAGAGATATGCTTAAAGAAAGTAAGTTGTTGGATACCGAAGAACTTCAACTGGGGAAGCCACATCCACCTTGGAAGATTCCAATTAGTTTTTGGAAACTTCGTTGTATCAGAAAAGTCTTTCCCTTTTTCAACTACTAGGACGCTGTAGCCTTTTTCTGCAAGTCTTAGTGCTGAAACTGAACCACCGAAACCTGATCCAATATTAATATAGTCGTAACTTTCCTTAAGCATTGAGTTCGAGTTCCTTTCTGATTATATAATGACGTAATTATACATAAGGATTTCAATATGTTGAGTAGTTGAATATTAATTATTGATTAGAGTTATCTTGAAATTTCTTGTTTTATTAATAGTTTAGTAAATGTCGTGAGGGCCTTGTAAGGTGGTATAATAGAGAAGATTTTGGAGGATTTATGAAAGCAACAATCACAATCTTAGTACTGGCCATGACGACGTCTTCTGTCTTTGCCAAGGGAAGGCCACTTCTTAGATGCCCTAAGCAGGGGAACAAGGTTATTATTTGTCACGTGCCTCCAGGAAACCCAGATAAGGCCAAGGAAATTACAATCAATAAGAACTCTGTCCAAGATCACTTAGATCACGGAGACTATGCTGGCTACTGTGAAAACACACAGTATGCTGATAAGAAAGAGATGTGTGGAATTTGTGACGTGGATATCGATCCAACTTGTTAGTTATGGGGTACGCGCCACCTTTTCGTGAATTAAATAAGTTAGAGAAATAATTTTTTTAAGGTTTGAAAATAATAGATTCCGTATTAGCTGGTCCTAATAAAGTATGTCTTAATTTCAATGGTGGTAGTATTGGTGAAGATGTAGAGCTTCTTCTTTATGCTTTAAAAGAATCTTATGCAGGGTCTATCGGACTTGATACTTCTGACTTTGAAGAGTTACTTAATCAAGTTAGTTTGTTACGAGAAGAAAAAGATAAAGAGACACTATACGTTTTGTTGAAAGAAGTATTTTCTAAAGTTAAAGATAACCATTTAAAAATATGGAGAACTCATGCCGAAAGATCAATTGGATCTGTTTCTCAAAAGTCATATGAAGTTGGTCGAAACGTTGCCGATGAAGAAGAAGTCGTTGTAAGAACAATTGAGGAAGAGAGTTACACATTAATTGGGCTATCTCACTTTCCCATGCCCAATTCTAATTTATGGAAAACATTTTTAAAAGATATTGAACTTAGTTTAGAGAACAGTAATTTTGCTATTATTGATTTTAGAGGAAATGGTGGTGGAAATGACTATTTTGGTTATAAGATGGCTGAATTATTTTATGACCAAAAATTCTTTCATCCGATTAACTCTCAACTAGTTTTAAATACTGCTTTAGTAAAATTAATACAATCAAATACATTTTACAAAAGAAATGAAGAGTACTTTGATAAGTTCCGTACTGATTTTTATGGCTTTAAGGCAGAATCAGATAGGGTGTTGAAGCATAATGATGGAGCCGGTGTAACCCAGTTAGATGGCAAAAGTTACAACAAACCAATTTATGTTTTAATAGATCGAGATTGTAAATCTAGTGGAGAAAGTACAGCTCTATGTTTTGAAGATCATCCTCAAGTTCAATATGTAGGACAAGCAAGTAATGGGTGTATTGAATTTGGTAATGTTGGGATTATTGTACTTCCATATTCAAAACTATGTATTCAGCTTTCTACCCATAAGAATATCTTTAGAGATAATCGTAACTTTGAAAAAATTGGTATTCGGCCTCATATAAAATGTGAATCAGGTCAAGATGCTTTGGATGTAGCAGTTCAAGATTATAGAAATAAAAAAGCCCCAGCAAAAAACTGAGGCTTTTTTCATGGTGGGACATTGATGTTTCTTTATGAACTTAGTGTCCTTAAATCATAATTTATTAAATATATTAAAATTTCAAATAAATTCGAAGATAGATTTATAGCGTCCATAAAAAAGAAGGGCGATCTCTCGCCCTTCCCGAACTAGAACTTGCTCAATATAATCAATAGATTAAGTAAGCAGATTACTAGTTCTACTAGCAATAAAAAATCCTCCATGGTTTCTCCCTATGGATGCTCATCATTGAGCAGGAGAAAGGACTTTTTATTGATTCTCTTTTCATGTTATAGTTTCTATACCCTTTCCGAATTAGGGTTCTATTAGCAATAGAAATTAGCCTCTGTTAGTCAGGGGCTTTTTTTATGCAAAGAAATAATCTCTTTAGAGTTTTCTAAGTTATTGAGTTTATTTTGAAATTTGAAAAAAGAGTCTAACTTTTGAAGTTTTTTAAGGAAAAATTATGAGAACCTTATTCTGTAAATCGCTTCTTTTTCTTTCGACTTTGTGTTCTCCTGTGAAGGGTGAATCTGTGGCCTATACTCCAACAAAAAGTGAAGTCGATAAGGCAAAAGAAATTGCTGTTGCCAGTGCTGAGTGGTTCGAATATACAACTGGAAAAATGAACACAAGTAAAATAGGTCAATGTGGAGATTATGCTCTTCGATTTGTTTTAGAATTTAATAGGTTTGTCGGAAAGAATGTTGCCCGTCTTGTTGTCGCAAACAATCCAATTGAAAGCGGTACCTATCGTGTAGGTGAGAAAGTAAATGTTAAAAAACTTGGTTTTAATGGTTTCGCTTCAGGTGCAAGTGGTTTCTTAATTTGGGATAATCAACTTTATCTATATCACCCTATAATTGGTGCATATCAAATATTTCTTGTAAAAGCTTGGACACCTAAAAAGCATTTTGGAGTAGACATGCTAGATAAGAGGCAAGTTCATGTTTGGGCATCTGTAGGAAAGATAAGTGTTGATCCAACTTACTATGACTTATGGCCAGATAGGTTTTCTACACCTCTAGGTAAAGATGAATAGCTATAAATTGAAGATGTGTGACTTGTTCTTCGCGGTCTCCTGCCCGCTCGAATTTGTTCGGCATCATTCTTAGAAATGGTTTCGTGGTGTGAGAGGGACGCTCTCTCGCTCACTTCGTGTTCGCTCGTCAGCGATGCTCGGCTTCAAATGCCATCGTGGCATTTGCCGCCTCAACAACTTGCTCCATGATCAAAACTTGAAAATCTTGAATATCACACGAATAAAAAAAGCCCCGGCAGATGCCGAGGCTTTTTTCATGGTGGGACATACAAGACTTGAACTTGTGACCACCCGGTTATGAGCCGGGGGCTCTAACCAACTGAGCTAATGTCCCATAAGTTGGTAATTTGAAATATAAATTTAACTAAGATTTAGTAATCTGGCTACAAAATTTTGCTATGTGGCAGTGGTGCGATGTGTAATTGGCGACAGTAGTCAAATACGCAAAACAATGAAATGATATTCTCATGACAAAATTTAGCAAGTATAGCTCAAATGGAAATGACTTCATTCTTATCGATAACCGCGATGGGAAGCAGGAAATTGGCAATACTCAAAAATGGCAGGACTTGTGTCAGCGCTGTTTTGGTATCGGTGCCGATGGAGTGGTCTTTCTTGAAAGTAGTGACAAATATGACTTTCATATGCGCTACCTCAATGCCGATGGCAATGAAGAGAGTATGTGTGGAAACGCAACTCGTGCTATCACTGATTTCTATCGCCGTACGACGCAAACAAAGAATACTGAGTTTAAATTTACCACGGGAAGTGGGCTCTACTCTTCGGGAATCGAAGGGGATATTATCTGGGTTCACATGGCCGTGATTAAAGATGCTGACCTCTATGACCTCTCTAGTAAATATGAAGACGCTCAGGATTCGTACTATATTAATACTGGTGTTGAACACAGTGTATTTATGGTCTATGACGCTCAAGAAGTTGATGTCGATACAGTGGGAAGACGTGTTCGCTTTGACGAAGATTTTCCTCGTGGCTCAAATGCTA is a window from the Bacteriovorax sp. BAL6_X genome containing:
- a CDS encoding polysaccharide deacetylase family protein, producing the protein MNKNNKPILMIHEVYEWMLELDLSNYIITFDDGLYSQYKYLNHFLKFDTPKIFFISTNIVSPEQEEQNEITTSCSKAHESFFKTGNTANYMKWSQIKEIASTKNCYIGGHSHQHKDLRGTLALKKLHNHLKEDTDKMLNEFNTQGIEIKDFCFPYNYEAPLYKEILKQRGIENFFGQERIAIEDLSNAI
- a CDS encoding NAD(P)-dependent oxidoreductase; the protein is MTRPKMLVSGGLGFLGSEIAKNFFQEYAITIIDNLSTNVVSIDDLKDICGEITYRNMDLAKLSKVDLDWLNTELNDTTIFCHFAAAVGVKKIDQSPREAIINENKINHDLLPLLAKYKTKTIFASSSEVYGNQENCVEDQSLQIGPPDILRWGYACNKLMTEFLLKSYEIPHITLRLFNVTGPRQSSKYGMVIPKMIRDAIKTGKITIYGDGTQTRSFCHISDLIGSLKYLIEQDKFTNQTINIGNDQNRVTIEELAHLIKDTLKLDVEIEKIAFNDEYSANSKDILKRSPSIEKLKQFYRPQVKLKAIIEDIAKSYE
- a CDS encoding tail fiber domain-containing protein, coding for MKKKNNTNQFGFTLAEVMVAAGLIGVLSMAVVNMIGNINRTSKRASQVFNIQQEIQRISGILADEDSCFKTFNGRSFGSTANGSSLTFNEIRRSTGPNPGDFDTIYTLDQELGGTDGIVHIEAMSATTTSNPGPVYLENGVNATKVDASVRVTFQKGRAGADIDIVKKSSVGMTDVSRDFPLSFVINAATGAVLSCYGSASQYTDAVCDALGGEIDSNGECVQVTLKSRSAGTPEAQVPLDYSAQVGSATAAQISPNNIANAPLKIHNGGASSILIDDDTIQAANSVSTDPSTMTFPTLNINPYGTTTIGGPDGSGDVHSSLTEYPPLKIKRESRAFLSLDDNSLQAAYKNAAPSNAVVSRDLNLNPRGSNVLVGRTGGTTNLKIYGNVIMGDDSGATATRVLEMYDGSYINFRSDENLKHNIHELEKVLEKFSEIRGVEFVWNSNNRRDIGYIAQEIEKVFPEIVSTDAKGLKSVQYTKMPAVNTAAIKELKRENDELKFRVNLLMKALCNGEDAYKYEEVCSIPVAPLE
- a CDS encoding nucleotide sugar dehydrogenase — encoded protein: MKDTTLAIIGVGYVGINLAVRFPQFFKTFAFDIDKEKINALNRGVDISNQFPADVLSSSGCIFTSNVDALQEANYYLITVPTPLDSNNAPDQSLVDQAVIGLKDYLCSGDTVVIESTVMPGTTNYFKNILGRDDIFFAFSPERISPNDGYIQFEDIVKVVSCESQEKLNDLVLIYSKIFRLVESSQDLEACEFAKLLENTSRDINIAMMNEFYQGALEKGINFQESLRLARSKWNFPEVDKGLVGGHCISVDPYYLSAYLGLSEDSIILKSRKVNDSMVISLEERILAMSKIGDRVLLLGKTYKKNCNDTRDSRALELYEKLKLRIDRVIDSFDPYIDKSIQILDYKNFDLIVTLVAHDEFMLEKGMWSKLLNPNGAIFDFAQVIPKELEGQFKIYY
- a CDS encoding radical SAM protein, encoding MTAKRDEFTIITTYNCNWDCSYCIIDTHTRNKTSPISKEMLLGKVYSVTEGAQVSLSGGEPGLIDPVTMEKVFQHLVKLNCTIDVFTNGLFIKRYGEKYLKYVDEVLYHCVENLDQEIEYPNMDEEQFTYVIIVTNDNHHLVDDFLDKYSHLSFKLSCNSKHGQTLNRGDAFKLFMRNKHRISEDSFETLFRYHCDCNLI
- a CDS encoding carbon-nitrogen hydrolase family protein → MTKKAKEVKLEVRLSNLKDIDGIHELVARSYTGFPDDYTKGMIRGQITNYPDGNFVATLNGKIVGYSASILLSEKKVFKKHTWASITGRGYGSTHDEDGDYLYGYETCVDPSIRGHRIGQRLYNARKRLVKYERLKGIVFVGRIPSLHRRIKQVESVEDYIEKVKEKKIRDTTLGFQLRNGFEVLGVLEKYLPTDKESMGYGVHLIWKNTEYQAQESKKDRPVQQNSVRVVSVQYQQRGISSFKEFEDLVEYYVDVTADYRADFVLFPELFTMQLLSIKNEEVEANVAIEHMTAYTEDVKALFQRLAVKYNVNIIAGSHPTKVGDRVHNISYICLRDGQIHEQAKIHPTPDEQYWWNIEGGDEVKVIDTDCGPIGVLICYDSEFPELTRHLANQGINILFVPFLTDNRQAYCRVKYCCQARAIENQIYVAMAGNVGNLPRVNNVDIQYAQSCILTPCDFPFAKDGIAADTTPNVEMVAIADLRIDTLLEARQNGAVKNLKDRRHDLYSVVWHGK
- a CDS encoding GMC oxidoreductase: MLKESYDYINIGSGFGGSVSALRLAEKGYSVLVVEKGKDFSDTTKFPKTNWNLPRWMWLPQLKFFGIQQLTFFKHISVLSGVGVGGGSLVYANTLPKPKSQFFNHGPWKDLNNWEEELSPYYDLAWKMLGAEKTRHHGDADHTMLELAKNIGREKYFDSTKVSVYFGEEGKEGIEVADPYFDGKGPTRSGCISCGACMTGCRHNAKNTLDKNYLYLARQLGVDILAENKVTHVSPIDGANGKTSYEVTLKESTKYFGKTRTLKANGIIFSAGVLGTINLLLDLKKTTLPKLSPALGDTIRTNNEALILNTTYKKDIDMTKGVAIGSIIDIDEHSHLEPTRYGNGSGFWRVLMVPMISEPNFFFRMFKLAIEPLRDPIKWFKVLTVNDFAKQTNIHLFMQHLDSTLKFKKGIFGMKSVLSKGAAPTAFIKTAHQMAKEYCKIIDGKPMVMFTETLTGIPSTAHILGGACMGESEKEGVIDKDNKIFNYENMYVFDGSMISANPGVNPSLSITAITEYGMSKIPDKK
- a CDS encoding S41 family peptidase; the protein is MKIIDSVLAGPNKVCLNFNGGSIGEDVELLLYALKESYAGSIGLDTSDFEELLNQVSLLREEKDKETLYVLLKEVFSKVKDNHLKIWRTHAERSIGSVSQKSYEVGRNVADEEEVVVRTIEEESYTLIGLSHFPMPNSNLWKTFLKDIELSLENSNFAIIDFRGNGGGNDYFGYKMAELFYDQKFFHPINSQLVLNTALVKLIQSNTFYKRNEEYFDKFRTDFYGFKAESDRVLKHNDGAGVTQLDGKSYNKPIYVLIDRDCKSSGESTALCFEDHPQVQYVGQASNGCIEFGNVGIIVLPYSKLCIQLSTHKNIFRDNRNFEKIGIRPHIKCESGQDALDVAVQDYRNKKAPAKN